gcatgcgaccaatcacaaacatgcaacaaaccggcccgagacgcatatttcacaacggaggagcaaacaataataattaataaatatgatcaataaaaaacaataatccAGCAatcagcaacacagctgcagctgccatacggagcaaggatctctgggaaaacatggccgactgcgtcaatgaggaagttagtgttcattgttcagccaatcccagcggattacagccatccctaaatattctctctgcctgagcgctctgcacacaagctgtgacccgagatccaccgggttctcagggaacggacggcccgttttcaggagaaccgattggtcagtaggtggggctgttatacctgctgagctccgattggtcagtaggtggggctgttatacctgctgagctctgattggtcagtgggtggggctgttatacctgctgagctccgattggtcagtaggtggggctgttatacctgctgagctctgattggtcagtgggtcgggctgttatacctgctgagctctgattggtcagtaggtggggctgttatacctgctgagctctgattggtcagtaggtggggctgttatacctgctgagctctgattggtcagtaggtggggctgttatacctgctgagctccgattggtcagtaggtggggctgttatacctgctgagctccgattggtcagtaggtggggctgttatacctgctgagctccgattggtcagtaggtggggctgttatacctgctgagctctgattggtcagtaggtggggctgttatacctgctgagctctgattggtcagtaggtggggctgttatacctgctgatcttatcctgaacttatcctgctccggagcaggttaggtgttcagcataggttaccatgacaacatagcctgatagaaagtcagccaccttcatggtaccgaaaagccagggtttagcctgaagttatctggctaagccgTGATCCAGCTtcatggtacaggcctcaggtcaCTCCTGGTTGGATGGGCGGGGCATCGACCCCCCCATGTACTCCAGTGCTAGGGGCGCACCTTCAGGTGTGTGACCACTGAATGGTGAGCACACAGGTGGGGGGGCTCCAGAGTCAACGAAGGCTTGTCACTGAGACCCAACCCCGTgtgacccccccagcaggaagtgGTCAGACTGCCTCCCAGTGGTCAGGCCTGGACCAGCACCTCCAGGATGTGGTCCAGCTCGTTAAGGTCCATCAGGCGCGACGGGAGCCCCCCCACTCTGACGTCCTCGTCCGCCCACAGCGACACGATTGGCCAAAGGGAGGCCGCCGCCCACAGCGGGGGCGTGTCCAGCGTGTCGTACATGGATGTGTCGATGTCCCTGAAGACGTCATCAAGGGCGAGGTCGCTGAGGTCACCCAGGGGGGGGTCTCCGTCGCTGAAAACCCCCGTGGCAGGAGGGGCCCTCTGCTGGTCGGGTGGGGCGGGGCGCTCCTGAGGAGGTGGAGCCTCTGCACAGCCGGGACAGGTGAGCAGCAGACGGGGGGGGTCGCTCTGCATGTCCTCCTGGAGCTGCCTCAGCGTGTTGACCAATAGCACGGAGCGCCGCAggctaagccccgcccccccacagtAGGGCTGCAGCTTCTCCAGGCAGAGACCTAGGACCCGCTGGCGCTGCTGGGCCagggccccgccccctccagggCCCTCCATGGCGCTCTTCTTCTTGTTTGCAGCTGGGACTCCGcctccctccagctcctccacgtAGCTCCGCCTCCGTTTGACGCCGCGACCCAGCATGCACCTGGAGACAGGGACACCACCTGAGTGCAACGTGTCCGACGCATCCGACCAGACAACACGACTGACCCGTCCCCTGACCCCCCAGAGCTGTGGGGGTCCCGTCCCCTGACGGGGCCCAGCTGGTTTGGACCATGATGCACCAGCAGGACCCACGAATACTTCCTGGTTCTGGATACACGTCCTGAAACGGAACGACAGTTCCCCCCAGGAGGATCCGGTTCAGTTGgaccccctgaccct
The Antennarius striatus isolate MH-2024 chromosome 17, ASM4005453v1, whole genome shotgun sequence genome window above contains:
- the LOC137610610 gene encoding SERTA domain-containing protein 3-like; translated protein: MTRWNDTCMLGRGVKRRRSYVEELEGGGVPAANKKKSAMEGPGGGGALAQQRQRVLGLCLEKLQPYCGGAGLSLRRSVLLVNTLRQLQEDMQSDPPRLLLTCPGCAEAPPPQERPAPPDQQRAPPATGVFSDGDPPLGDLSDLALDDVFRDIDTSMYDTLDTPPLWAAASLWPIVSLWADEDVRVGGLPSRLMDLNELDHILEVLVQA